The following are from one region of the Paenibacillus bovis genome:
- a CDS encoding GNAT family N-acetyltransferase yields MQSAVPLTIRLSTMKDARELMMLDQLVWNERNTPSVLCCSSRRQYLQSSPPGSQLLAIRYDQVCGYVGFRHPHPLEISYHVYDIHIAVHPQHQGQNIGTHLMDALCTHARTHHIRKLTLRVLSTNTEAVHFYDKYGFVENGRLREQFYINGQYVDDIFMTYWL; encoded by the coding sequence ATGCAATCTGCTGTTCCATTAACAATTCGCCTGTCCACCATGAAGGATGCCAGAGAGCTGATGATGCTTGATCAGCTCGTCTGGAATGAACGGAATACGCCTTCGGTTCTCTGCTGCTCTTCCCGCAGGCAATACCTGCAATCCTCGCCTCCAGGCAGTCAGCTGCTGGCGATCCGGTATGATCAGGTATGCGGTTATGTAGGCTTCCGGCATCCCCATCCGCTGGAGATTAGCTATCATGTCTACGATATCCATATTGCCGTGCATCCGCAGCACCAGGGCCAAAATATCGGCACACACCTGATGGATGCTCTCTGCACACATGCTCGTACTCATCATATCCGTAAGCTGACGCTGCGGGTACTGTCGACCAATACAGAAGCCGTCCATTTCTACGACAAGTACGGATTCGTCGAGAATGGACGGCTTCGGGAGCAATTCTATATTAATGGACAATATGTGGATGACATCTTTATGACTTACTGGTTATAG
- a CDS encoding GNAT family N-acetyltransferase, translating to MFTYILDEDTELRPLEPAHARHIYQLIDQSRSYLRQWLSWVDATTSVQASEDYVRAALTQSMENGGFTAGIWYKDQLAGIIGFHEINWNHRTVGIGYWLGENYQGHGLVTSALRVMVDYALLELNLHRVEVRCATGNKRSRAVPERLGFILEGIIRETELLPSGYVDHAVYGMLQQEWKLKR from the coding sequence ATGTTTACATATATATTGGATGAGGACACGGAGCTCAGGCCGCTGGAGCCTGCCCATGCCCGGCATATTTACCAACTGATCGACCAGTCGCGCTCTTATCTGCGTCAGTGGCTGTCCTGGGTCGATGCCACTACCTCGGTACAGGCGAGCGAAGATTACGTTCGTGCCGCACTAACCCAATCGATGGAAAATGGCGGCTTCACCGCCGGGATCTGGTACAAGGATCAACTCGCCGGCATTATCGGCTTCCATGAGATCAACTGGAACCACCGCACAGTCGGCATCGGCTACTGGCTGGGCGAGAATTATCAGGGACACGGACTCGTGACCTCGGCACTGCGCGTGATGGTCGACTATGCGCTGCTGGAGCTGAACTTGCACCGGGTCGAAGTACGCTGCGCTACAGGCAACAAGCGCAGCCGCGCAGTGCCGGAACGTCTGGGCTTTATTCTCGAAGGAATTATACGCGAGACCGAGCTGCTACCGTCGGGTTATGTGGATCATGCCGTCTATGGTATGCTGCAGCAGGAATGGAAGCTCAAGCGCTAA
- a CDS encoding MFS transporter produces the protein MRWLKTYPREIQVFLFASLIQSAGGSLMWPLVTLFVYQELDRPMRDAGFVVLLQSLGGIVGHLLGGMLYHRLGVKKLIVGSVLLNGLLLFMLPLVSDNWHLFMGTMVLIGLFNSMSMPAIQAFIGFRFADRRGELFNIVYVANNIGVALGTALCGILADISFYLSFILNGVSCVLFAGFFYVYLNRIGEGTEAGASIDENNPGRPKAEKGQSTFWLLGQVRVYLFMGVGTLFLWLANSIWNTGVSPFIVSSGMLISYYSLLWTLNGVLIFVGQPVVNLVRRLVAQTAQAQLNASAVFYLLGYLVILGFHNYPAFIAAMILITFGEMLMSPAIPSFVSERTGAYAPFYLGVAGGIGAVGRVIGPYVMGIFYDQGGLIPVGWVAVVAGVLSLVFYIVHSVAQRGAMLRPQNQT, from the coding sequence ATGCGCTGGCTTAAAACCTACCCGCGTGAAATACAGGTGTTCCTGTTTGCGAGTCTGATCCAGTCCGCAGGCGGGTCACTGATGTGGCCGCTGGTAACTTTGTTTGTGTATCAGGAGCTGGACCGCCCCATGCGGGATGCCGGCTTTGTTGTACTGCTGCAATCGCTTGGAGGGATTGTCGGGCATCTGCTGGGCGGAATGCTGTATCACCGTCTGGGTGTCAAAAAGCTGATTGTTGGTTCGGTGCTCCTGAATGGACTGCTGCTGTTTATGTTGCCGCTGGTCAGCGATAACTGGCATTTATTTATGGGAACGATGGTATTGATCGGTCTGTTTAATTCGATGTCGATGCCGGCGATTCAGGCGTTTATCGGCTTCCGCTTTGCCGACCGGCGGGGAGAACTGTTTAATATCGTCTATGTGGCCAATAATATCGGGGTAGCTCTCGGAACCGCACTGTGCGGGATTTTGGCGGATATTTCATTTTATTTGTCCTTTATTTTAAATGGTGTCAGCTGTGTGCTGTTTGCCGGATTCTTTTATGTATATCTAAACCGTATTGGCGAAGGGACAGAGGCTGGAGCATCTATCGACGAGAATAATCCGGGCCGCCCCAAAGCGGAAAAAGGACAGAGTACATTCTGGCTGCTCGGACAGGTGCGGGTATATCTGTTCATGGGTGTTGGTACACTGTTCCTCTGGCTGGCCAATTCGATCTGGAATACGGGGGTATCTCCATTTATCGTCAGCTCGGGGATGCTGATCAGCTATTACAGTCTGCTGTGGACACTGAACGGCGTACTGATCTTCGTCGGACAGCCGGTAGTCAATCTGGTGCGGCGACTGGTGGCACAGACGGCGCAGGCGCAGCTGAATGCGAGTGCGGTCTTTTATCTGCTCGGATATCTCGTTATTCTGGGGTTCCATAACTATCCGGCTTTTATCGCGGCGATGATTCTGATTACGTTTGGCGAGATGCTGATGTCGCCGGCGATTCCTTCTTTTGTGTCGGAACGAACGGGAGCGTATGCCCCGTTTTATCTGGGAGTGGCCGGAGGCATTGGAGCCGTGGGCAGGGTAATCGGCCCTTATGTTATGGGGATCTTCTATGATCAGGGCGGACTGATTCCGGTGGGCTGGGTCGCTGTAGTGGCCGGTGTATTATCACTTGTATTCTATATCGTACACAGTGTTGCCCAGCGCGGCGCGATGCTGCGTCCGCAGAATCAGACGTAA
- a CDS encoding sigma-70 family RNA polymerase sigma factor, with protein MHDSSSDKLAASSFLSSTTASRDSDWSDSTRYTAGSSSHPVSSSAADNSLEQIYSMYYSQLLHVAYRMTGTITDAEDIVQDLFAYLSPRQEEMIHINHMPAYLIRAVTNRSINLLQSARKKREVYTGPWLPEPMVQSGSSRRSRAAGNVFEHDSPTATSATSASSLSHSVTAADAGAEQLLLRQEELSYGVMVLLEQLSPVERAVFVLRESLGYDYREISDYVGKSEAACRKIQSRIRARLAPAAVSATIASEQGETWVRAFLDAAREGHLQPLLERLQEDVRLYTDGGGKVRAALRPIFTRSRVTAFFQGIARKGSLDGDWSLVWINGEPGLRLQRDHRTVCLYAIQWDNSAQIQRIYMISNPDKIREII; from the coding sequence ATGCATGATTCTTCATCTGATAAACTTGCCGCTTCCTCCTTCCTATCGTCCACTACGGCTTCGCGAGATTCGGATTGGTCTGACTCTACGCGTTATACCGCTGGATCTTCATCACATCCGGTATCCAGTTCGGCTGCCGACAATTCGCTGGAGCAGATCTATAGTATGTATTATTCCCAGCTGCTGCATGTAGCTTACCGAATGACCGGAACAATCACGGATGCAGAAGATATCGTACAGGATCTGTTTGCTTATTTGAGCCCGCGTCAGGAAGAGATGATACATATCAATCATATGCCTGCCTATCTGATTCGCGCCGTAACCAACCGCAGTATCAATCTGCTGCAATCCGCACGCAAAAAGCGTGAAGTGTATACAGGTCCCTGGCTGCCGGAGCCTATGGTCCAGTCCGGGTCCTCTCGGCGTTCCCGGGCTGCCGGGAATGTATTCGAGCATGACTCTCCAACGGCTACGTCTGCAACCTCTGCGTCCAGTCTATCTCACTCTGTAACTGCAGCTGATGCCGGGGCGGAACAGCTGCTGCTGCGCCAGGAGGAACTCAGCTATGGTGTAATGGTACTGCTGGAGCAGCTGTCTCCGGTCGAACGTGCTGTCTTTGTTCTCCGTGAATCCCTTGGTTATGATTACCGCGAAATCTCCGACTATGTAGGCAAATCCGAAGCTGCCTGCCGCAAAATCCAAAGCCGGATTCGTGCCCGGCTAGCCCCTGCTGCTGTCTCTGCTACTATTGCAAGCGAGCAGGGAGAGACATGGGTAAGGGCTTTTCTGGATGCAGCCCGTGAAGGTCATTTGCAGCCGCTGCTGGAACGGCTGCAGGAGGATGTACGGCTGTATACCGATGGAGGCGGCAAAGTACGCGCGGCACTGCGGCCTATCTTTACCCGCAGCCGTGTAACGGCTTTTTTCCAGGGTATCGCCCGCAAAGGCTCACTGGATGGAGACTGGTCACTGGTATGGATCAATGGAGAGCCCGGGCTGCGTCTGCAGCGTGATCATCGTACGGTTTGTCTGTATGCGATCCAGTGGGATAACAGCGCACAGATTCAGCGTATCTATATGATTTCCAATCCCGACAAAATCCGGGAAATCATCTGA
- a CDS encoding MFS transporter has product MVGWAVFASSIFEAVLFLLFDRFLKRRISFMLGWLAIVSILFTVRWLLMAEAVSPMQVVFIQLLHAVTFGGYFYVGTQLTMMFVPNRFRSSGQAIYTMTWSGLAGVIAGFLGGWLFQNFGSEQMYLVGMLLSFSGAVGFILMWLNVRRTGYELPDED; this is encoded by the coding sequence ATGGTCGGCTGGGCGGTATTCGCTTCTTCAATTTTTGAGGCGGTCTTATTTTTGCTGTTTGACCGATTTTTGAAACGGCGGATTTCTTTTATGCTGGGCTGGCTGGCGATTGTGAGTATTTTGTTCACTGTACGCTGGCTGCTGATGGCCGAAGCGGTCAGTCCGATGCAGGTCGTGTTTATCCAGCTACTGCATGCTGTGACCTTTGGCGGTTACTTCTATGTTGGTACCCAGCTAACGATGATGTTTGTACCCAACCGGTTCCGCAGCTCCGGACAGGCAATTTATACGATGACCTGGAGTGGACTGGCTGGAGTAATTGCCGGCTTTCTCGGCGGATGGCTGTTCCAGAATTTCGGTTCCGAACAGATGTATCTGGTAGGCATGCTGCTGTCATTTAGCGGAGCGGTAGGATTTATCCTGATGTGGCTGAATGTGCGGCGTACCGGATATGAACTGCCGGATGAAGATTAA
- a CDS encoding DUF2164 domain-containing protein, with amino-acid sequence MQPLKLPRDTRELLIADIQQFFEMERGERIGELAADAVLDFFLKSAGPHVYNQALSDCRTLVNERMAGLEEDIYALEQRSPLRPR; translated from the coding sequence ATGCAACCTTTAAAACTACCACGGGACACCCGCGAACTGCTGATCGCAGATATCCAACAGTTTTTTGAAATGGAACGGGGAGAACGTATCGGTGAACTCGCAGCTGATGCGGTTCTGGATTTCTTTTTGAAATCTGCCGGTCCCCATGTGTATAATCAGGCCTTATCGGACTGCCGCACTCTCGTGAATGAGCGTATGGCAGGACTGGAAGAAGACATCTACGCGCTGGAACAGCGTTCTCCGCTCCGGCCACGCTAG
- a CDS encoding glutamine--tRNA ligase/YqeY domain fusion protein: MIGVENQNLTPSNFIKTIITEDLKSGKVNKVVTRFPPEPNGYLHIGHAKAIWVNFALADEFGGKTHLRFDDTNPAKEDEEYVHSIEEDVKWLGYEWEGKYFASDYFDFMYEKAELLINKGLAYVDDQSADEIRVSRGTLTEPGKDSPYRNRTVEENLELFRQMRDGKFANGEKVLRAKIDMASPNINLRDPVIYRIAHLEHHNTGGKWCIYPMYTFAHPLEDAYENITHSLCTVEFEDQRPFYDWVIRECEVNAEPHQYEYGRLNLAQTLTSKRKLKLLVDEKIVDGWDDPRMPTISGMRRRGFTPEALRSFVYETGISKSQGIVDLQMLDHFVREDLKLRVPRTMGVLRPLKVVITNYPEGQVEMLDAENNPENEEMGIRQIPFSREIYIEQDDFMEEPPSKYHRLFPGNEVRLKHAYFIKCNDFIKDEEGNVVEIHCTYDPETKSGTGFTGRKVKGTIHWVEATQAVPAEFRLYEPLIKAEEEELVEETSGGNDDIPEKTFLDSINPNSLEVVHGFVEPGLKNSEAYDRYQFFRHGYFSADPKYTMPGDPVFNLVVSMKSSFKMPKA, from the coding sequence TTGATAGGCGTGGAGAACCAGAATCTGACTCCTTCTAATTTTATCAAGACGATTATTACCGAAGACCTGAAGTCCGGCAAGGTCAACAAAGTAGTGACCCGCTTCCCGCCGGAACCAAACGGTTATCTTCATATTGGACATGCCAAGGCCATCTGGGTCAACTTTGCACTGGCGGATGAATTCGGCGGCAAAACGCATCTGCGCTTTGACGATACGAATCCTGCCAAGGAAGACGAAGAATACGTACATTCCATCGAAGAAGACGTCAAATGGCTCGGCTACGAATGGGAAGGCAAATATTTTGCTTCCGACTATTTTGACTTTATGTATGAAAAAGCAGAGCTGCTGATCAACAAAGGCCTTGCTTATGTAGACGATCAATCGGCCGACGAGATTCGTGTGTCACGTGGAACATTGACCGAGCCGGGCAAGGACAGCCCGTATCGCAACCGTACGGTGGAAGAGAACCTGGAGCTGTTCCGCCAGATGCGTGATGGCAAGTTCGCCAATGGGGAAAAAGTGCTGCGCGCCAAGATCGACATGGCATCGCCCAATATTAACTTGCGCGATCCGGTGATCTACCGTATCGCTCATCTGGAGCATCACAATACAGGCGGCAAATGGTGCATCTATCCGATGTATACTTTTGCCCATCCACTCGAAGATGCGTATGAGAATATTACGCATTCCCTCTGTACAGTGGAGTTCGAGGATCAGCGTCCATTCTATGACTGGGTAATCCGTGAATGTGAAGTGAATGCCGAGCCGCATCAATATGAATACGGCCGCCTGAATCTCGCCCAGACGCTGACCAGCAAGCGCAAGCTCAAGCTGCTCGTGGATGAGAAGATCGTCGATGGCTGGGATGATCCGCGTATGCCGACGATCTCGGGTATGCGTCGCCGCGGCTTTACGCCGGAAGCGCTGCGTTCCTTTGTATACGAGACCGGGATTTCCAAAAGCCAGGGGATTGTGGATCTGCAAATGCTGGACCACTTTGTCCGCGAAGATCTCAAGCTGCGTGTACCGCGTACGATGGGCGTATTGCGTCCGCTCAAAGTAGTAATCACCAACTATCCGGAAGGACAGGTGGAGATGCTGGACGCAGAAAACAACCCGGAGAACGAAGAAATGGGTATCCGCCAGATTCCATTTTCCCGCGAGATCTATATCGAGCAGGATGACTTTATGGAAGAACCACCAAGCAAATACCATCGCCTGTTCCCTGGTAATGAAGTGCGCCTGAAACATGCCTACTTTATTAAATGCAACGACTTTATCAAAGACGAAGAAGGCAATGTAGTCGAGATTCACTGCACCTACGATCCGGAGACCAAGAGCGGCACCGGCTTTACCGGCCGCAAAGTCAAAGGAACGATTCACTGGGTAGAAGCGACACAGGCTGTACCTGCCGAATTCCGTCTGTATGAGCCGCTGATCAAAGCGGAAGAGGAAGAGCTGGTCGAAGAGACAAGCGGTGGCAATGACGATATCCCGGAGAAAACATTCCTGGATTCGATCAATCCAAACTCGCTCGAAGTCGTACACGGATTTGTAGAACCAGGACTCAAAAATTCCGAAGCCTACGATCGTTATCAATTTTTCCGTCATGGTTATTTCAGTGCTGATCCGAAATATACGATGCCGGGTGATCCGGTGTTCAACCTGGTCGTATCGATGAAGAGCTCGTTCAAAATGCCAAAAGCCTGA
- the mobA gene encoding molybdenum cofactor guanylyltransferase, producing MKRKERKYSDTAGIILAGGQSRRMGTDKALLKIGNSYVIQRVVSALEPCVSQLGLAAPADRNYDFLQLPIAEDSFPGQGPLSGLYAGMNSLDAQWYVLSACDLPFASTRLLEIMLEHVHSVAGEDVPVQIVLPTYEGRHHPLYAVYHRSVYASLETALHSKQLRVMDWLQQHQVAELSLEQLLAQRSESNGDDLSPWCLHNMNDPASYQLALQQMDSDRELY from the coding sequence ATGAAGCGAAAAGAAAGGAAGTATAGCGATACTGCCGGCATTATTCTGGCTGGTGGACAATCGCGACGTATGGGCACGGACAAAGCCCTGCTGAAAATCGGGAACAGCTATGTGATCCAGCGCGTAGTGTCGGCACTGGAGCCATGCGTATCACAGCTTGGTCTGGCAGCACCTGCAGATCGCAATTATGACTTTTTGCAGCTGCCAATTGCCGAAGATTCATTTCCGGGTCAGGGACCTTTGTCGGGACTGTATGCAGGTATGAACAGTCTGGATGCGCAGTGGTATGTGCTCAGTGCCTGCGATTTGCCTTTTGCCAGTACACGGCTGCTGGAGATCATGCTGGAGCATGTTCATTCGGTAGCTGGAGAAGATGTGCCGGTACAGATCGTTCTGCCTACTTACGAAGGACGCCACCATCCGCTGTATGCCGTATACCATCGCAGTGTGTATGCCTCGCTGGAGACTGCGCTTCACAGCAAACAGCTCAGGGTGATGGACTGGCTGCAACAGCATCAGGTTGCCGAACTGTCGCTGGAGCAATTGCTTGCACAGCGCAGCGAATCGAATGGGGATGATCTGTCTCCCTGGTGCCTGCACAATATGAATGATCCTGCATCCTATCAGCTCGCTCTGCAGCAGATGGATAGCGATAGGGAGCTTTATTAA
- a CDS encoding MFS transporter: MRSHSSSPAFYSLRWYTFFIYGTMVIFTSFFQLYLQDIGMSQSQIGALMAIGPFISLFANPFWGYYSDRLQNTRLILLIMMTGTLLLVQMVFHVHNYTLIYIVMACFFFFQTPMFGQTSTLILNYIDGTPHKFGGFRLYGSLGWAFTAVAAGPVIDHLGVSKIGIVFTVLLLVAIGLMLIMPAQTRSPGGAASLSWSALRQFSGNGYFVGFIVLGVLVSIPNMMNSTFLSLYVIELGGSKGMVGWAVFASSIFEAVLFLLFDRFLKRRISFMLGWLAIVSILFTVRWLLMAEAVSPMQVVFIQLLHAVTFGGYFYVGTQLTMMFVPNRFRSSGQAIYTMTWSGLAGVIAGFLGGWLFQNFGSEQMYLVGMLLSFSGAVGFILMWLNVRRTGYELPDED; the protein is encoded by the coding sequence ATGCGTTCACATTCGTCTTCGCCTGCATTCTACTCCCTTCGTTGGTATACTTTTTTCATATATGGAACGATGGTTATTTTTACAAGCTTTTTCCAGCTGTATCTACAGGATATCGGTATGAGTCAGAGCCAGATTGGTGCGCTGATGGCGATTGGGCCTTTTATTTCGCTGTTCGCCAATCCATTCTGGGGATATTACAGTGACCGGCTGCAGAATACACGATTGATTCTGCTGATTATGATGACCGGTACGCTGCTGCTGGTACAGATGGTATTTCATGTACATAATTACACGCTGATTTATATCGTTATGGCCTGTTTTTTCTTTTTCCAGACACCGATGTTTGGACAGACCAGTACGCTGATTCTGAATTATATCGACGGTACTCCGCATAAGTTCGGTGGCTTCCGGCTATACGGCTCGCTCGGCTGGGCATTTACTGCAGTGGCTGCCGGTCCGGTGATCGATCATCTGGGCGTCTCCAAAATCGGCATTGTATTTACCGTGCTGCTCCTGGTCGCTATCGGTCTGATGCTGATCATGCCTGCGCAGACCCGTTCGCCCGGTGGAGCGGCTTCACTGAGCTGGAGCGCGTTGCGGCAGTTTAGCGGTAACGGCTATTTTGTGGGCTTTATCGTACTCGGAGTACTCGTCTCTATTCCCAATATGATGAACAGTACATTTCTCTCGCTGTATGTAATTGAACTGGGCGGCAGCAAAGGTATGGTCGGCTGGGCGGTATTCGCTTCTTCAATTTTTGAGGCGGTCTTATTTTTGCTGTTTGACCGATTTTTGAAACGGCGGATTTCTTTTATGCTGGGCTGGCTGGCGATTGTGAGTATTTTGTTCACTGTACGCTGGCTGCTGATGGCCGAAGCGGTCAGTCCGATGCAGGTCGTGTTTATCCAGCTACTGCATGCTGTGACCTTTGGCGGTTACTTCTATGTTGGTACCCAGCTAACGATGATGTTTGTACCCAACCGGTTCCGCAGCTCCGGACAGGCAATTTATACGATGACCTGGAGTGGACTGGCTGGAGTAATTGCCGGCTTTCTCGGCGGATGGCTGTTCCAGAATTTCGGTTCCGAACAGATGTATCTGGTAGGCATGCTGCTGTCATTTAGCGGAGCGGTAGGATTTATCCTGATGTGGCTGAATGTGCGGCGTACCGGATATGAACTGCCGGATGAAGATTAA
- a CDS encoding response regulator → MERMRKYQLLFKQQVQEQLRKMLAPDAQTPESEVYRMIHSIKGTAGTIGLPEWYAEAIRLLMGLEEEGERMYTSRQLYGMLQPLTELSRMTEQELAAVNAPPAQEDDTADERQRNVSATGTVLVLDDDIGLLTLLKDELETQGLMVLATPYPDKALQWFYDMQPDCLVLDLVLPDSHGFRFLNQIHELCELHLIPVIIISARSDKDTRIRGYEAGADEFMAKPLEMDEFSVRVRKLVARKRRLNRLLMLDENTGAYTMNILEQQLPRFAGQRSGANLIAVHLQGLRGYNERMGYEAGDRQLRRFSDYVRMQLRVEDIWVHERSGHFYLLQPEFTKEQSFAFMDNLLHGGEIASMLTEAQLEVRYAILPVQGDPNHPGLVSEALSRISRIVTLGEEYDNGISGSTDSLAAVETSSSQLPIRLVIVDDDPLIRSILERQLRDIGGDQSLELRTYPDGLAFMEDPWNQEPARYLLILDRMMPRMNGMEVLARIRSLAPSTSIYTVLMLTSIDNEHGIAEAIRVGADDYMTKPFSMVELEARVRRLLNKVYMNK, encoded by the coding sequence ATGGAGCGTATGCGCAAATATCAGCTGCTGTTCAAGCAGCAAGTGCAGGAGCAGCTTCGGAAAATGCTGGCTCCGGATGCCCAGACACCGGAGAGCGAAGTCTATCGCATGATTCACTCGATTAAAGGTACGGCAGGAACGATCGGTCTGCCCGAATGGTATGCGGAAGCCATTCGTCTGTTGATGGGGCTGGAAGAAGAAGGAGAGCGTATGTACACAAGCCGGCAGCTGTATGGTATGCTGCAGCCGCTTACAGAGCTGTCCCGCATGACCGAGCAAGAGCTGGCTGCGGTAAATGCACCACCGGCCCAAGAAGACGATACTGCGGATGAACGGCAGCGAAATGTATCTGCTACAGGCACGGTTCTGGTACTGGACGACGATATCGGACTGTTGACCCTGCTCAAGGACGAGCTGGAGACGCAGGGATTGATGGTACTGGCTACTCCTTATCCGGACAAGGCGCTGCAATGGTTTTACGATATGCAGCCCGATTGTCTGGTGCTGGATCTGGTGCTGCCGGATTCGCACGGATTTCGCTTTTTGAACCAGATTCACGAACTGTGTGAGCTGCATCTAATCCCGGTAATTATTATCAGTGCCCGTAGTGACAAAGATACACGGATACGCGGCTATGAAGCAGGGGCAGACGAATTTATGGCCAAGCCTTTGGAAATGGATGAATTCTCCGTGCGTGTGCGCAAGCTGGTCGCCCGCAAAAGGAGGCTGAACCGACTGCTGATGCTAGATGAGAATACCGGAGCGTATACGATGAATATTCTCGAACAGCAGCTGCCCAGGTTCGCCGGACAGCGATCCGGAGCCAATCTGATAGCCGTTCATCTGCAGGGGCTGCGCGGCTACAATGAGCGGATGGGGTATGAGGCCGGAGATCGGCAGCTGCGTCGATTCTCGGATTATGTTCGTATGCAGCTCCGCGTAGAAGATATCTGGGTGCATGAGCGATCCGGGCATTTTTATCTGCTGCAGCCGGAATTTACAAAGGAGCAAAGTTTTGCCTTTATGGATAATCTTCTGCATGGCGGTGAAATAGCCAGCATGCTGACCGAAGCGCAGCTGGAGGTGCGGTATGCCATTTTGCCGGTACAGGGAGATCCTAATCATCCGGGACTGGTCAGTGAAGCGCTAAGCCGGATTAGCCGTATCGTGACGCTAGGCGAGGAGTATGATAACGGTATCAGTGGATCTACTGATTCGCTGGCTGCTGTAGAGACGAGCAGCAGTCAGCTGCCGATACGGCTTGTTATCGTGGATGATGATCCGTTGATCCGCAGTATTCTGGAGCGCCAGCTGCGCGATATCGGCGGAGATCAGTCGCTGGAGCTGCGCACGTATCCGGACGGTCTGGCTTTTATGGAGGATCCGTGGAATCAGGAACCTGCACGCTATCTGCTGATTCTGGATCGCATGATGCCCCGGATGAATGGTATGGAGGTGCTGGCACGTATTCGGTCGCTGGCTCCTTCGACCTCGATCTATACGGTGCTGATGCTGACGAGTATCGATAATGAACACGGGATTGCCGAAGCGATCCGGGTGGGAGCCGATGATTATATGACCAAGCCATTCAGCATGGTAGAGTTGGAAGCAAGAGTTCGGCGCTTGCTGAACAAGGTATATATGAACAAATAA
- a CDS encoding TorD/DmsD family molecular chaperone, whose translation MTVKMETCMKTDWLYSRVMTYRLLSEMLQRRPTLSKLIEWRKEAGRIRILSGQSNPLISMLENIPLTNIIQYAYDECVQYDQLFTEQRLPHHPRASEYLLSAQERWSYEATLNSIYARAGIAFKKMDQETDDHIGIELEFMSLLAERMAENESNRLELHAAIKAQADFLENYMLPWVPAFCRELDAAADHTLYQTWAETVSAYLNEDLHNLRVYAAEQQLFR comes from the coding sequence ATGACAGTAAAGATGGAAACATGCATGAAGACAGATTGGTTGTACAGCCGGGTCATGACCTACCGTTTGCTGAGCGAAATGCTGCAGCGGCGTCCTACGCTATCCAAGCTGATTGAATGGCGCAAGGAAGCCGGACGCATCCGGATTCTATCCGGACAGAGCAATCCGCTGATTAGCATGCTTGAGAATATACCCCTGACCAATATTATTCAATATGCCTATGATGAGTGTGTGCAGTATGACCAGCTGTTCACCGAACAGCGGCTGCCGCATCATCCGCGCGCATCGGAATATCTGCTCAGTGCGCAGGAGCGCTGGAGCTATGAAGCTACGCTGAATTCTATTTATGCACGGGCAGGTATTGCTTTTAAAAAGATGGATCAGGAAACGGATGATCATATCGGCATTGAACTGGAATTTATGTCATTGCTGGCAGAGCGCATGGCCGAGAACGAAAGCAATAGACTGGAGCTGCATGCGGCAATCAAGGCACAGGCGGATTTCCTGGAAAACTATATGCTGCCATGGGTACCGGCATTCTGCCGCGAATTGGATGCCGCAGCCGATCATACGCTGTATCAGACCTGGGCGGAGACCGTATCTGCTTATCTGAATGAAGATCTGCATAATCTGCGTGTGTACGCCGCCGAGCAGCAGCTATTCCGCTAA
- a CDS encoding TorD/DmsD family molecular chaperone translates to MPMMSVCSMTSCSPNQRLPHHPRASEYLLSAQERWSYEATLNSIYARAGIAFKKMDQETDDHIGIELEFMSLLAERMAENESNRLELHAAIKAQADFLENYMLPWVPAFCRELDAAADHTLYQTWAETVSAYLNEDLHNLRVYAAEQQLFR, encoded by the coding sequence ATGCCTATGATGAGTGTGTGCAGTATGACCAGCTGTTCACCGAACCAGCGGCTGCCGCATCATCCGCGCGCATCGGAATATCTGCTCAGTGCGCAGGAGCGCTGGAGCTATGAAGCTACGCTGAATTCTATTTATGCACGGGCAGGTATTGCTTTTAAAAAGATGGATCAGGAAACGGATGATCATATCGGCATTGAACTGGAATTTATGTCATTGCTGGCAGAGCGCATGGCCGAGAACGAAAGCAATAGACTGGAGCTGCATGCGGCAATCAAGGCACAGGCGGATTTCCTGGAAAACTATATGCTGCCATGGGTACCGGCATTCTGCCGCGAATTGGATGCCGCAGCCGATCATACGCTGTATCAGACCTGGGCGGAGACCGTATCTGCTTATCTGAATGAAGATCTGCATAATCTGCGTGTGTACGCCGCCGAGCAGCAGCTATTCCGCTAA